A section of the Humulus lupulus chromosome 2, drHumLupu1.1, whole genome shotgun sequence genome encodes:
- the LOC133814408 gene encoding LOB domain-containing protein 27-like, producing MTIKGGTTQACAACKYQRRKCSRECPLAPFFPSDRPQRFQHAHRLFGVRNILNILKVVSPCQRQDAMTSIIYESDMRKQFPVQGCVGIINVLQTQIDQMQEEIHAIQSKILLFKQQQQQQHQQQIIPFSSSTPDDDHHHYNNLQLATTTVTSNDHNTVLDQLQHVHIDHDHHHNQYNDTTPTGVYFSNYDFLTEENDKVDGVSTGIDGTDLDHNNQDPGHYKEMMKMHQHYHQQSDLINPSSLIDMNEIAPPAHLRPTLFFVPSPQDQHDQEEVDLCYDDQCTAAFDNIVDDRQSFIESKGPCESSAESSMKHATQYVKNEHNY from the exons ATGACAATAAAAGGAGGAACAACTCAAGCCTGCGCCGCGTGCAAATACCAGCGGAGAAAGTGTTCGAGGGAATGCCCACTGGCTCCATTTTTCCCATCCGATCGACCCCAAAGGTTTCAGCACGCGCATCGATTGTTCGGGGTTCGCAACATACTCAACATCTTGAAAGTCGTCAGCCCTTGCCAGAGACAAGACGCCATGACTTCCATTATTTACGAGTCTGATATGCGAAAACAGTTCCCAGTTCAAGGCTGTGTTGGTATAATCAATGTCCTTCAAACTCAGATAGACCAGATGCAAGAAGAGATTCATGCTATACAGTCAAAGATCCTCCTAttcaaacaacaacaacaacaacaacaccaaCAGCAGAttatccctttctcttcttctactCCGGATGACGAtcatcatcattataataatCTCCAGCTCGCTACTACCACTGTTACTTCGAACGATCATAATACCGTTCTTGACCAATTGCAACACGTGCATATCGATCACGATCATCATCATAATCAATACAACGATACCACACCTACTGGGGTTTATTTTTCAAATTACGATTTTCTTACGGAGGAAAATGATAAAGTCGATGGTGTTAGTACCGGTATTGATGGTACAGATCTTGATCATAATAATCAAGATCCTGGTCATTATAAAGAAATGATGAAGATGCACCAACATTATCATCAACAAAGCGACCTAATAAACCCTTCTAGTTTAATTGATATGAACGAAATAGCTCCTCCTGCTCATCTTCGACCAACCCTATTTTTTGTACCATCGCCACAAGATCAACATGATCAAGAAGAGGTAGATCTTTGTTACGATGATCAATGTACTGCGGCGTTCGATAACATTGTTGATGATCGACAATCTTTTATTGAATCAAAGGGCCCTTGTGAATCAAG tgCGGAGTCATCAATGAAACATGCGACACAATATGTGAAAAACGAGCATAACTACTGA